The sequence TTTCCTAAGAAACGAAGAACTATGCAACTTCAACAACCTTTTTTAGGGACCAATAAAAAACTGAAATATCACATGGAAAGCTTTGACTTAACATCTTTCTCGTTTCTTTATTGCATATCCCTTTGCTTATTTATTTCCCAACCTTATCCCAGGGCAAGGAGTATGTCTTTGTTGCAAATTCAGACAACTTGGGTGCTATAGTTGACATCAGTATCCAAACAAGATGATCAAGCTCGTGCAATTTCCTTACTTTAATACTTAATATCGCCATGTGCTTTGAATCATAAATTGAATCCTTAACCAGCACAGAGATCCTAAATCACCTGATCAATAACCAGAATGAGTACTGCATGGAGGTATACGAGAATATCTTGTTCTGTATTTCAGTTGGATTTGTGCAACATAAATTTAAGTACTTTATTTATTCTAGGTTACTCCAAAAACACTGGCTGATGTTAAAGGCGGTACACTCATCTCTTACGAAGGAAGAGTTCAGGTGCACTGCTTGTTTGTTGTTCAACTTGAATATTACTTGGTATACTGCTGCTTAGTTCTCAcgcttgttgctggttttaacATCAAAGAAAGGCTTTGATTAAACTTGGAGGTTGCAATTTTATTTGAAACAGACCATCATGCTTATTCCCTGTTGATTCTAGCATATGAGACATTAAGGTGATGCTGATTCTTTGTATTATGTTTATGCAGCTTTTGGAGATTGCCCAAGTACCTGATGAGCATGTATGTTGCCGTTTCTGCATGAATTTAGCTTATTATTCTTTTCCATGTTTTCATCAGTTTTGGGTAGGAGCTAACACAACCTTATCTTCATCTCTTTTATTTGTCTCTGTCCAGGTGAATGAATTCAAGTCAATCGAGAAGTTCAAGATATTCAACACTAACAATTTGTATATAACCTGACCTGCCTTcctttaattaagaaaaaattgCTTCCCGCTAACAGTTTTTTGCAACAGGTGGGTGAACCTTAAAGCTATCAAGAGACTTGTAGAAGCTGAGGCACTTAAGATGGAAATTATTCCAAACCCCAAGGTATTTCATctgtctgaatttttttattatatgcTCTTGTACATAGCATTGATATAGGAGCATCTCAATCCGACTCTTTATCGGATGCTATTAAGAATGTTGAGTTCTTCTAAGTAGTTGGCATTTACAGGAAGTTGATGGCGTGAAAGTCCTGCAACTAGAAACTGCAGCTGGGGCAGCTATTCGGGTATGCAAACAACTTTCATCATATGATGCCTATGTCCTCCATTTTGTTTGTTTACCTTGAATACATGCACTAATGCTTTTCTTATCTTTAATTAGTTCTTCGACAGAGCAATTGGAATTAATGTTCCCCGCTCAAGGTTTCTCCCAGTGAAGGCTACATCTGATTTGTCGCTCGTGCAGGTATTTTTGAAACCATCTCAATGTTTGGTTGGTTTAATATCATAATAAGCCTGCTGCTAAGCTCATTTTTGCTCCACAGTCTGATCTTTACACCTTGGTTGATGGCTTTGTCATCCGCAACCCAGCCAGAGCGAACCCATCTAACCCTTCTATTGAGCTTGGCCCCGAGTTCAAGAAGGTAAAGCAGTTCATTTTCAAAATAATGAAGGCATTTCTAACACTAGAGTTTCATCAGTTAAGAGTATAGAGAATGGTCCTTCTATTCCTTTAAAAAAGAGTATTGAGAATGGTTATTGATGAAATCATTGATCAGAGAACTGGGTTTCAGCCATAGCTTATCCAATTTGGCTTTTCTATTGGTATATAGGTTGCCAATTTCCTGGCTCGGTTCAAATCTATCCCCAGCATTGTCGATCTTGACAGCTTGAAGGTTTCTGGTGACGTTTGGTTCGGCTCTGGAATTACACTCAAGGTAAATTTGTAGTGATCGGACGGCTATTCTTCTTGGTCTATCTCTGGTGCTTTACTCTATGACCTGTAAATTGACCTGATGCTAAATTGTCAATTGTCTCTGTTTATTCTGTGCGTGTACCTGCTTATTCTACCCCATACTAGCCCCTTCTTGAGAATTGTGGCCGTTGTGTTACTGAAAAGTGCCTGAATCATAGTTGGTGCTATCTGCAGGGCAAGGTGACCATCACTGCCAAGTCTGGAGTGAAGTTGGAGATTCCAGATGGAGTTGTGCTTGAGAACAAGGTACGAGTCTCGTCCCAGCAATCTGAAATTCCCAGTTGCTACTATGTGATTTGGTGCACGGTCTGACGCATGGCTTTTGCTCACTCCAGGATGTCAATGGCCCCGAGGATCTTTGAGCGATGCTTACCCGGCACCGGTTAGTTTTTCCAAGGACGTGTCACAGGAACCGCCCTAATCACTTCCACTGAGTTTTATCTTTTGCAACTGTCATGTGCATTACACTGTGAGGCTCTTGTTACAGAATAATTGTAATCAGCTTGGTGCATCTGTACTTCTGTTTTGTGCCAGGGACGTATATTTTGATCGAATGATACTACCATAGTTTGCGCAACGTCTATGTTGTCTTGCTGAATAGTCAGTCTTCCATTGCTGGTCATTGCGTCGCGCACAGAGCGGTCACATTCGCAGGGTATTTTTTTTGGCTTGACAAGAGCAAGGAATCCGAGTCCTCGGCGTGGTTAATGGCAGCCTGGCAGGAGACACTGCTCAGCGCCAAGACCTGTGTTTCTCATCTTCTGTGCACCTGCCAGGTGAGATGGGCTGTTGATCCTAGTGTAGAGAGATCTCCATTGTAGGGTAGACCAGCACTACCGTTTCCTTTCGCTGCTGCTCTTGCATCAGCGCTCGCACACCGCCACGGCCCCAACAAAAAAATGTTGCGTCTGAACCTAGACCGTACAATGATACGCTATCTCACCTCTTTTCGACTCCTTTGAGAAACGGGAGACGTTTCTGAAATGACACGGTATCATTAAGCCATTTTAGCAGGCCTTCTATGAGTTCAGTTGGGATTGCAATTTTATATCACCGAGGTTGCAACACTCACTTTATAATTGCAGCAAGATACTGTAGAAAACAACTCGCGGGATTTAGACGGCACGATATTACAACGCCAGACGCCCGTTCAGTGTCACAGCCATCGCATACAGAAACGCAATTCCACACCTGAGATTTTCCACAATTACACAGTTGTCCTCCCACGAAATAGAAATGCAGAATCTCCTAGAAGGCTAAAACAAACTTGAAGGAACTGAAGCATTTACAATTCCAGCACCTTCTTAGTTCTGTTCCAATCTGCGTTGCGATGCCATACAAGGCTCCGATGCAGGTTCAACACTCAAGACCAGTTGAATTGATAGTCAATGTGATGTGCTGTGTTGGTGGATTATGACAGTTGTATGCCGCAGTCAATCTCATCAACAAAGAAAGGTTTAGAACCTTCCCAACCTCACACAGCTAAATGGTTATCAATGTCAAAACAGCAAAGATCTGAAGGACTCGCTCCTAGCCTGCAAATATAGTAGCACAAACAAGTTATGGTACGAATGCAACCAAGGGCAACGATATGTTCATCCATGAATAAAACAAATGCAACAATATGCTCAAAAAATATGCAAAAGTATGCTTCACGATGCAGCAAGATTGTTCATTTACATACTAATTTAATGTCACCAGATACTTCAAGGATTCGATAACAGCTGAGAGCATGAAGGCTACAACTTAAAAGCTGAATGGGTGAGTACCGTTGTAAGATTGCAGTCAAATATGAATAGAGTGAAGAGGAAGCTAGAGCGAGGTTCTTGGGTTCAGCAAACTTTGGAAGTCGTAAAAGTCATCAGAGTTGTCTACCATGGCAATGACCAATGGCTACAACGAAGTAAAGCTGTACCTTTTGTTTATAGTGCAATAGTGGAATTTGATGTTTCCAGTCTTCACATCTTCAATATACTGCAAGCAATTAGCATAAACATGATACAGTTTATGATGTCAAAAAGGCACGAGCAAATATGGCGCAAACAGATGGAGAATGGGAGGGAGGGATACCATCCTCAAGGTGACGATGATTGAAGAAAATGCTAGAGAATCAAATGGTATCTCTTCCAGAGCAAAAAGTCCACATTCTAGCGACTCAGGTCCAGGTGAGAAGTTGGGGGTCTTCAATCTTGCTCGGAAAATAATGTAAATCTACTGCATCTCATCATAATACACAAGAAAAATCAACTTAGTGGTGTATGGATTATGGAGTAAAGCATAACTTTCTGGTTATGCCACTTCTCACTCACTTGGCCAATCAGCGGAATATCTAACTGAGCAAAAGGTGAGATTATCTCTACATCTGCACATGCTTCTTCCAATGTTTCCCTGGAGGCTCCTTCTGCTGCAGATTCCCCCACCTCCAAATAACCAGCAGGAAGAGTCCTGTTAAACAGTTAATGTAACCTTGATTAGAATGGAGGACAGCAGCAAAATGTTTGCTGCATTTCTTCAATAAAACAGTGCATTTGTCCATGCTTTGCACAGAAGTAGGAAAAAGTGTGGCATAAAGAACTTGGAAATGGTAATAAGTAGTACAGCATTAAAAGAACAAGAAAAGGCAGAGTCCTATCAGCAAAAGCTTTGTGGTTTGTAAAAGAATCGTTCCTTTCCAGAAGAACAAAATAGCAGCAATGAATAAGAAACATTATAATAGGCTTCACACTGTAAAACAGTGCACGCAAACAGTTTTGGTCAGTGTATTCCATATCGGTTGTACATACTTCACAAAATTCTTGCATGAGAATATCAAATCATAGTACTGCTATGTCGTTCTCTAGTGTAGCACAGGATAAAACCACAAAAATAATCGGAGGGAGTCATCAAAGGCGACTTACCAAAGGCCATAAGCCGGTTCGATCTTTCTTCTGCAGAGGAGGACCTTATTATCATGCTCCACAAGGCAACCAACAACCTATCCAGATGATACATATTATTAAAGGCAGAAAATGATAAATAAAACATATTACGCATATTAAATGTCATGTTTGCCGTTTTTTTACTTCCTTGTTTCAACAATCAACAATAGTGTAATGAAGACATGAAGAAAAGCAAGTGCTGATCAGAAGCAGTTGGGACTTGGGAGTAGATTGTGAGCTATATGAATCACGTAATATGCAGTGGCTTAGTTCTAAAATCAAAATGCATGATCTGTTCCTTTTTGTTTTGTGTTCAGTATATACCATTTTCGGGTTTTCATAGTGAACTCTTccacaagaagaacaaatagCCCTCATCTTCTCATCCCCATCTGGTATGGCCAATTTCGTCTGGCTTCCACAAGAAGGGCAAAAGCGGATCTTTGACGTGTGCACCTGCAGAAGGGTGCAACATGTATTCAACAACCTGTGTTCAAGACAACAGCTAAGGCAATGTGTATAATGATATCAGGAAAGGAACAATTCAGCATTGCCATCCGCTACAACATTTGATTCAACAAATACTAGCTGATTTCCCACAAAAATAGCCAGCCAGGGCATGCAAGGCAAGGCAGCATCGCAAACTTTATCCTTATGCAGAGTACTTTCGCACACTCCCTCGCACTCCAAATAATTTCTATCATGTTGAAGTTATGCTGTTTAGGAGAACTGACACAATAACTGTTCTGCGCTCCGGATGCCACAACATACGCATACACAGAGGTTTGATGACTTAGCACGGTGCAGAACACTGCGATTTTACGGAACAGAGCATGAGCATCCCCtgttacatttgaatttgattcaACAAATACTAGTAGCTGATTTGCCACCAGACTGCGCATGCAAAGGCAGTATCAAAGACCTTGTGCAGAGTACTCTCGCTCACTCGCTTGCGAGTCTAATATATGACGCCTGCTTGGGAGAGCTGACGCAAATCGCAATACACACCGGGTATATGACTGTGGTGCAGTAGAGAAGACTGCGATTTTACTAAGCAGAGCGTGAGCAGATTATGGTTTCGTGCTGCACGGGAAGCCCTTCCTCCCCCTTTGGCAAACGGCACGGCCACTGGAGTCGAGTCAACGCCCTAGATGGCTCGACACGGCAGCAATTTCAGGGCGCAACAGCGAGCATCTCAGCTAGGCAGCCTAGCAGCCTAATCGCAGCACAGGTACGAGACGGATAGAGTGAGTGGCACGGGGACGGGGCTCAccacgggaggaggcggcggcgacggggcGGGGGAGCTGGCGTTGGAGCATGACGAGGCCGCCATGCGTATCGGCGGGTgggtaggggggggggggggcgggcgAGCGTCGGCGGCGTCGGTGGAGGAGGGGGCGGGCGGCTGCAGAATGCAGATCTCAagttttcttctttatttcttgTGGTCATGCATCTGCTGTACAATAAGTTATTTATGAAGGTAGAATGAAGAATAATAATTAAGGGTCAATTGAGAATCAATTTATATCCAGTCTATATGTTCtgcgctttttttttttgttgttcataCTTTTGACTTCTTTCTCATTCTTCATGTTGCAATTTCGCTTGTCCGCCGTGTAATCATGTCTTGGTTATTCCCCTACAAAAATCATGTCTTGGTTGCCTTTGTAGCAATGAGTTCTTTGATAGGTTTAAGTCTGGTTAGCGCGCCTACGCTgcgtctattttttatttttctgtatAGAGCACGATagaagaagattaaaaaaattaggttcatatattttgtatatttcaatatttatttataaaattattaatgttaaacacatttaattaattatagataaaataatagtacttttatgcatgcatatagttttaacatgtaggtgaaagtaatattaactaaaaaattttgtttcatattttttttgagttttagatatttttctttgccttttagattttttcagctgatttattaatataactaatattcatttcgatattttctagaatttcttgaaaaagaaaattacatatgtatgtatacatatatgtatatatacatatgtatatacatatatatatgtatatatatacttatggGAAAATTTCAGTACAAACCAATTCTTCGGTGCAAACATTAAAAATACATACCCAGctcactgctacagtagcataGGTCTGGGAGTATTGATGACGGTTTATGCTAGTTGCAATACTGTTTTGTTGAAAGCAACTGGTTTCTCTGTTAGCGGCAGATTGGTGCTGAAGGGTAGGTAATATTATTTTCGATGCAGGCATCTGGTAATGTGACAATGATACAGTAAAGAAAATCGGAGAAACGGAGTTACCTATATTTTAAGGTACCAATATCTCCTTCCTTTCACCAATCCACTCATTATGTTCATTGCAAAGCAGTTTTATGTGCATTGCCATTTGGTTGAGCTGAAGTATTTTTGCTTCCCTGGAGCAACTTAGCAGctcgtaattttttttaatctttttattaaaaatctATGTTAgtattttcagagaaaaaaagaaaagactcaactcaccagataatccggtgctgAGAAgtatgaatgcaccggagcattattaTCAAAGAAAGATGCAGCCGCTGAAGATCAAAGgttcaactcaccagatagtccgatgtgaatggaatgaacacagGGCAATGCACcaaacaatgaacagtgcaaagaagcaTAACGAAGTTTAAGGCATCGGATGGGTcagtgatgaaggttgtgcacaccggaaCATTATTTCCAGAAATGATTGCAttagctcggttggctgaagtcaactcactgaatagtccggtaatgaagtgatgcacaccggATGCATACATCGAAACAATTTACATAGAAAAGAAGGAAATGCtcgatggctcaggataactcatcggatagtccgataatgaaaatgaagtatacactggtgtgtctagtgttcacagaggtttgagttGGGTTCtaatagctagtttgtgagagtgtactcatcagatgatccggtgttagtactattgttctcatcggatcattcggtggtaacaacttttctaagtcgTCGGGTTAACAgttagtgcgcgagtttgatgctataaatacctacccactcggccatttgaagatgttagagtctagagaagtttcatgtacacctgagaagacatccaagccaccaaagtatttAAAGTGATTATTtaagacaattaagcataagattatagagtgtttagtgcttataggtataaagagagtgttgctaggtgattgatgcctagagagtggatcaatgagtgatctaaCCTTATACTAAGTGGTACatcgacaccttggagtcttgatgagtTTCTGACAAGCTTGTttaccctccgacttggtgtgaagtgaCGACAAGACGATCATGCGGGGACGCAGAGACACTtcctttggtggctcaagctctgaagtgatcacgatggtaAAGAAACTGGAAGAAaggctagtagtgagaccttagcttggtagctcatccggATGGAGactttgtctttgtgatttagtGGCTTACGAGTCATGACCGGATACCGATCGGGAAcatatcatttgtggagctttaacgtggactagggatgacattcatgtcatcgataccacaagaaaaatcacgtgtgccgagtttgttctctttaccttatttacgtttccgtatttacattcttgcaatttaatTTCTTAGGTAGGTTACAAGCGATTTGATCGGTGGAATAGACACACTATATAAAACTAGACTACATATAGATAGAAAGTGATATAATTTTATCCTGTgttgtttttaaattaaaatacttttaaatatcctaattcaccttcTTTTAAAATATCACCGATCCTTTTGACGTTCTATATCCACAGCTCCAATCCTACGTAGGAGCACCACAAAAGCAACCTTGACCTGCTAATACAGTATCGATTTGGATTTTAGAGCTACTGCCTGTTATGGCTACTTGGTTTTGGATGAGAGAGAAGGATTGAAGCAAGTTACATGACAATAGTGTTTTGTCTGCTTCAGTTGGAAATAAAACTTCGTAACTCTAACCCAAACCTCTCCCATCGTATCAAGTCTGAATGAGTTAATAAGGGACTCATTTTTTCAGTTTTATCCAAGTTACACCAACACCACAATATAGAACAGAACAAGATTCAGAAGGACAGGTTGTTTCTCGCACATGTTCTAGCACCAAACCTGGAAGGTGGAAAGGGAGAGACTGCTGCATCTGCGGCAGGCAGCCAGGTATAGATCTTGGTGCGCCCAGTTAAGACAGTTAATTTTCTCGACAGGTGGGTGTGGCACTGAACTTGCAACTCCACAAAATAACGAGAGATTGAGAATAAGATGCTAATCTTTCTAAATTTGCCCTTGGCGACAACAAGGAAGGCCCATTGTTTAGATGAACAAAAGGTAAGGAGTCGGAAGGTCAACTCTGTACTTCACATCTATCACTAACATTGTCACCTCACCCCTAGTACTTGTGGTAACATGTATTCTCATTCCTGTGTAGTCTATATAATCAATTCCCATTCTCAAGTCTCGTTCTCACTCTCTGAaatgaaggggggggggggggggggggaataggCCGTAGGGTCAATTTTTCTCTGAGGTACCTCAGAGTTTTCATCTTAGAGGACCAAGTTTGaaagaaataatatattttgtaagaaaactTCAGATAAAATTCATCTTAGAGGACCAAGTTTGAAAGAAATACATTTGCTATTTTTGCAGTACATATTAGTGCCATTCCTGAATCCTGATGCACGTCGAGAGGCCGCTACTCAGGGGCCCTACGGCCTACGCCATGCGGTTTTGTGACGAGTGATCTCTATCCGAAGAGATGAGGTGCAGCCCGCTGTTTCGACATAATAGCTGAGTCGTTGTTGGGTACGCTGTGATCTGCGCTGCTTGCTACTGCTACCATTTGTTTGGGTCACACTTTGTGCCCTTCTACTACCATAGTACTGTACTTACTATTTGCCTTGTCTCCTTGGTCAGCTCGTTTAGGAAACGCAAGTTGTCAAGGCTATGTTCTGACCATGACTAGAGTTTGGGAACGGTGCTCCTTGTAGTCCGCGGCCGGCGAGAATAGAATCTTCGCGCCAAATATAAAGGGCGGAGCTTAGAGAGAGAGAATATATTCAAAGGCTTTCCTTTAAATGAAAATTCCGAGACGTGAAGAAAGGAAAATTGGAGGGCTTTCCCCGACGCTATGCACTGTTTGGCACAGCTTTCTCCCGATTCTCCTCGGCCTCGGAGTCGCCCACCCCGGCCCAATCCAAGACGAGAGCAACCCACCGCCGGCATTGAATTCACGACCCAACAGCAACACCTAAAAGATTTTATGATTCCATCAATCCGATCCTCCGGTTCGGCATCACCAAATGGTTACATGTCTGAATCACAGGATAGCATCGCACCGATGATTCGatgaaagaaagaacatgtcTGAATCACGATTTGACGACGAACAACAGATTACAGGTGAGCAGTGGTTGGTGGTAGATCTACAAGACTACAAGCGCAGCAGGAGCGCGGGACACCAGGATCTTGCGTTCCTGCCTCTGCCTGCTTGCACATTTCATCGTCATCCACGGACTGACTGGACTGACTGATTCTAACATGATGCGGCATGATATGAAATCAAGCTACAAGACAACAAACTAACAAGATGCAACGAGGAGTGAATCTAAgctatgctgctgctgctgcttctgcctACTCTTCACAGCGACATCTGCACAGGGAAATGGAAACCGTATGTACAGCCGAGTTGGCCTGGCCAGGTCAGGTAGCTATGCTTCAGTCGTCCATGGCGACGTCGAGGTCGGCCACGCTTTCCGAGGGCACCGCCTCGTCGCGGTGACGGTCCCGGCAGACCTCCTCGACGGCGAGGAGCCGGCGGCGGAGGTCGGCCATGTCGCGCTCCATCAGGAAGAGGCGCTCACGGAGGGTCAGGTTCTCCTCCTCTAGCCTTGCCGCGCGCGCttcgtcgtcctcgtcgtcgaaGGCGGCCGCGGCCGGGGGCTGGACCATCTCGAAGCGGCTGAGGTCGTGGTCCAGGCGGCGCTCCACCTCGACGTGCTCCTCCACGTCGCTCGCGCCCGAGCCCGAGTCCCCGCCAGCAGCGCCCCcgacgtcggcggcggcggcctgggAGCGGAGGCGGATGAGGCCCTTCATGGAACCGTACCCGTCGACGCCCCACGCCTCCTTGGCCATCTCCACCAGCACCTCCCGCGCCGGCGACAGCCGCGGCGTCGGCAGCACCGCCGGCGTCACGGGGCACGGCGACACCAGCGACGCCACGCCCCCCGCCCGCTTCGCCCGGATCAGGAACGACGTCGTGTTGCGCGGGGCCGCCGAGCCCCCCCACCTCGCGCCCGCCGGCGGCGGGGCCTTGCGCTTCCACCCCGGCCGCGCAGCCCGCTTCCACGCCGGCTTCCCCCCGACGAACCCCACCGGAGGCTCCATCGCCGGcgggggcgccgccgccgcccacatCAGGTACGGCAGCTGCGGCGGAGGCCGCAACATCTGCTCATTCATGGTCTGATTCGGAACCAATCCTCAAAATCCGAAACCCTAAATCACGACCCCAAAAATCACACGACTAGCTCCGAGCCCTAATCACGGGAACCGGAACGTTTCGTTTTAATCTCTTGGATCCCGTTCACCGTGTGTTTTTAGAGATTATTTAACGAATTCGTTTGATCCGAATTGGGGTGGGGGAGCAGAGGAaggaagaagacgacgaggagagagaggcagAGGGAATAGGGAGTAGGGACCGCCTAGTCTAGGAAGggggtatataaagagaggtgGCCGGGGGGCGGACGGCTGGATCGCGGGTGCCGCGGGGTACGGACGGATGCGATCGAGCGGGGAGGGTTGCGTGTCGCGGGTGGACAGCCTTCGGGTTGGGTGCGTGCGCTTCGAAGCAACCTGCAAAAGGTACACGCTGTCAcggcttcttctttttctctcctcctGAATTTctgtttatttattttagtttttggcACATAGTATTGGTACCAAGAGTCGGTGATCCaccgataaaaaaaaagaatcgagTCCGTTATCCATTGTGTGTTcgaaaagaaacaagattgtCGTTTAACTTAGTGCGATTTGTTCTATGTTATATTTTTATGATGTCCAAATTACatatgcaaatatttttttattgcatTGCTGGTGCGATTATTCTTTACTTTATGGATGAGACGGAAAGACAAGTGGTGTAT is a genomic window of Phragmites australis chromosome 17, lpPhrAust1.1, whole genome shotgun sequence containing:
- the LOC133897092 gene encoding UTP--glucose-1-phosphate uridylyltransferase-like, whose translation is MAAAVSVDEKLETLRAEVAKLDEISENEKAGFISLVSRYLSGEAEQIEWSKIQTPTDEVVVPYDTLAPPSEDLEATKKLLDKLVVLKLNGGLGTTMGCTGPKSVIEVRNGFTFLDLIVIQIESLNKKYGCNVPLLLMNSFNTHDDTQKIVEKYSNSNIEIHTFNQSQYPRIVTEDFLPLPSKGKTGKDGWYPPGHGDVFPSLNNSGKLDVLLAQGKEYVFVANSDNLGAIVDIKILNHLINNQNEYCMEVTPKTLADVKGGTLISYEGRVQLLEIAQVPDEHVNEFKSIEKFKIFNTNNLWVNLKAIKRLVEAEALKMEIIPNPKEVDGVKVLQLETAAGAAIRFFDRAIGINVPRSRFLPVKATSDLSLVQSDLYTLVDGFVIRNPARANPSNPSIELGPEFKKVANFLARFKSIPSIVDLDSLKVSGDVWFGSGITLKGKVTITAKSGVKLEIPDGVVLENKDVNGPEDL
- the LOC133897093 gene encoding nudix hydrolase 23, chloroplastic-like isoform X1, whose protein sequence is MAASSCSNASSPAPSPPPPPVVHTSKIRFCPSCGSQTKLAIPDGDEKMRAICSSCGRVHYENPKMVVGCLVEHDNKVLLCRRKIEPAYGLWTLPAGYLEVGESAAEGASRETLEEACADVEIISPFAQLDIPLIGQIYIIFRARLKTPNFSPGPESLECGLFALEEIPFDSLAFSSIIVTLRMYIEDVKTGNIKFHYCTINKRLGASPSDLCCFDIDNHLAV
- the LOC133897093 gene encoding nudix hydrolase 23, chloroplastic-like isoform X2; translated protein: MRAICSSCGRVHYENPKMVVGCLVEHDNKVLLCRRKIEPAYGLWTLPAGYLEVGESAAEGASRETLEEACADVEIISPFAQLDIPLIGQIYIIFRARLKTPNFSPGPESLECGLFALEEIPFDSLAFSSIIVTLRMYIEDVKTGNIKFHYCTINKRLGASPSDLCCFDIDNHLAV
- the LOC133897345 gene encoding uncharacterized protein LOC133897345, producing the protein MNEQMLRPPPQLPYLMWAAAAPPPAMEPPVGFVGGKPAWKRAARPGWKRKAPPPAGARWGGSAAPRNTTSFLIRAKRAGGVASLVSPCPVTPAVLPTPRLSPAREVLVEMAKEAWGVDGYGSMKGLIRLRSQAAAADVGGAAGGDSGSGASDVEEHVEVERRLDHDLSRFEMVQPPAAAAFDDEDDEARAARLEEENLTLRERLFLMERDMADLRRRLLAVEEVCRDRHRDEAVPSESVADLDVAMDD